The nucleotide sequence CAGGTGGACAAACAGGTCCGTGGCCAGACCCCCGCTGTAGTCCCAGAACAGCCGCCACTGAAAAAAGCGGCGCGGGTCCCAGTCGTGCTGCGGTGCACCGGCAAGGAACTCCGGCCAGTTTACCGTCTTCGGCGAGGCGTCCGGCGGGATCGGGTAGTAGCAGGCGGACTGGCTGTTCTGCCGGTACATTTTGGCGTCCACCATCGCCACCTTGCCGATTCGTCCGCCGCGCAGCAGGTCGCGGGCTTCCTGGACCGCTGAGGTAGACAGGTACTGGCTGCCGACCTGCACTTTCAGACCGCTTTTTTTGACGGCGCGAAGCATCTCCTCGCCCTCGGCCGGCTTATGGGTCAGCGGTTTTTCGATATAGACATGCTTGCCGGCATCGAGGGCGTCGAGCAGGACACGCTTATGCTGGTGGTCGGGGACCGCCACCACGACCGCGTCCAGATCCTTGCGATCCAGGATTGTGCGGTAGTCGCCGGTGGTCGAGATAGTCCCCTCGGTAAGCTCGTTAGCATTAACCAGGCGGCCCTGGTAGAGATCGCAGGCGGCCACGGTTTCTATACCCGCTATTTCCCGGCTGCCCTGCAGCAGTTCCACTCCCCGGATGCCCACGCCGATAAAACCAACGCGAATGCCGGTGGGGGGATTGCCGCGGGCGTCGTTAATCTGAGCCTGGCCGCGGGTTGCTCCCGCGGCTGCCGCTGAGGCGGCAATCATCGTGGTTTTTTCCAGGAATGAACGGCGGGAAATAT is from Candidatus Glassbacteria bacterium and encodes:
- a CDS encoding Gfo/Idh/MocA family oxidoreductase, encoding MAQQKSGSNISRRSFLEKTTMIAASAAAAGATRGQAQINDARGNPPTGIRVGFIGVGIRGVELLQGSREIAGIETVAACDLYQGRLVNANELTEGTISTTGDYRTILDRKDLDAVVVAVPDHQHKRVLLDALDAGKHVYIEKPLTHKPAEGEEMLRAVKKSGLKVQVGSQYLSTSAVQEARDLLRGGRIGKVAMVDAKMYRQNSQSACYYPIPPDASPKTVNWPEFLAGAPQHDWDPRRFFQWRLFWDYSGGLATDLFVHL